From one Melospiza melodia melodia isolate bMelMel2 chromosome 6, bMelMel2.pri, whole genome shotgun sequence genomic stretch:
- the SYNJ2BP gene encoding synaptojanin-2-binding protein, with product MNGSVAGGGYAEEIISLTRRPSGLGFNIVGGTDQQYIANDNSIYVSWIKKDGAAYLDGRLQEGDKILAINGKDLKDLRHKDAVELFRNAGYYVSLKIQRRLQPQNGPVGHGGDGESAGLPLAAILVPGLALAATAVWILLRYRQRM from the exons ATGAACGGCAGCGTGGCGGGCGGCGGCTACGCCGAGGAGATTATCAGCCTCACCCGCAGACCCTCAG ggttaggcttcaacATTGTTGGTGGGACAGATCAGCAGTACATTGCCAATGACAACAGCATCTATGTCAGCTGGATCAAAAAGGATGGGGCAGCTTACCTTGATGGCCGATTACAAGAAGGAGATAAAATCTTAGCG ATCAATGGCAAAGACTTGAAGGATTTGCGGCACAAGGATGCTGTGGAGCTGTTCAGGAATGCAGGCTATTACGTGTCTCTGAAAATTCAGCGCAGG ttGCAGCCACAGAATGGCCCTGTGGGTCATGGAGGAGATGGAGAATCAGCTGGGCTTCCTCTGGCAGCCATTCTTGTGCCAGGCCTGGCGCTTGCTGCCACAGCAGTCTGGATCTTGCTGAGGTATCGACAGCGGATGTGA